One Pieris brassicae chromosome 11, ilPieBrab1.1, whole genome shotgun sequence DNA window includes the following coding sequences:
- the LOC123715936 gene encoding AT-rich interactive domain-containing protein 4B: MQGDDPPYLPVGTDVSAKYKGAFCEAKVKKVVRNIKCKVTLKAGGIATVNDDVIKGTLRVGSTVEIKQDPKKDSIEAVITKIQDCSQYTVVFDDGDITTLRRSALCLKSGRHFNESETLDQLPLTHPEHFSTPVIAGRRGRRGRAQSDESEGEGSSRRTKADSAEREPHVGRVVLVESASGAERRRPHQPAFPALVVAPTAQIKVKEDYLVRSFKDGRYYTVPKKEAREFRKGGAPPEWSGVEAALQYLDDGVLPPHWDRDSLFDEPRNTSDDSSDDEPREEKDHFVAQLYKFMDDRGTPLNRNPTIANRDIDLYRLFRVVQKLGGYNRVTNQNQWKTIADKMGFHPVTTSITNLCKQAYKKFLHSFEDFYRKLGVTLVAHPRGARTPPAGRSLIRDRDKQPPAAASASAAPATSTPTASSAASTPTSVSCSSTRGRDKDSDKSETERSDKSEKSEKEEKIEKSRASDEDDSADNQPLAPRCATPKSEKEKEKEKDKSWPASEERVPVKSRSLSKTRSLPPAKSESHEKRLPKRRPLSSKLNEGGGSISRGSRRPHVSTDSDSSGRVSRCGLGKKTPSRRSQSANSASSGNTVASDGGKRPRKRKSTESVRVDRSPAVACARGSRVLTDGCRLGPSASDPVRRLGSSNVKAQVGDKLKVYYGPAQSESKVTYEAKVIEVSRGGLLRVHYTGWNTRYDEWIKPQRIALNVSQLEAEKGTSVGRRARSKRPEGHAPQVSGKSVRTDSDSDSDTDADADSKGPPKKPDGKTSPKTPTQSKEAKAGGDGPGKPRKRPGRAVSTPSASSPPKRLRLDAPHPSQGRQGRDYDLNEIRSELKGLQTVKQEPEEAIDDEPVPADPSDAEPAAAPTASAEGARPDGQTEDVYEFKEPEPFELELHDEKKKRTHRIFDDISPTKYASTLSKSLSEEISEDPARPRPAFGSPSPSPFGEFAPSCDPPERGSPEGDSKDGSFSLDDDSLPGEGSSGPVFEGFTPAKNQETYSKKNKVPKMREMIDDSPESPADDERSSDDEREVTVKEEERSLSPTISTPVAKKTAEAIEEEPGEGGTERNEEVKDAITLLEELPPLESIPMPPDTPPPQSEIQIAGASPKEDVEPAEDTKEEKISAEEMNLSSIPLPEAEPKTPPRPIKIERLDPDPAPAELDAPSSPIDTEEDKSEPDSPARIDVLPEPPPGFLLQSEGPKIAEKLLKAINSAKRLSTSPPPAEARPDTPERDGPSVVRLDGDESQVLAEPRQLAPKPESLKPPARLEVAKRSSPAETKESTFGESADASDARREAADIKKVKPKESPLSPPSLRATPSALERRKSAADLPLGPGKNNKVLSDTIQKLSSQINQSASAAAPPPQPFRPEDDGGDSTDSDDSDRRLIIDRAADERAGPHAGKSAGEWSAGQTLLMLEDACKNQRKHGANVVVAGGGRGAAPEDDGSLSLLLCEETIPGSPAPDAEPAPSRNPAPHTPFACAPQHHHRDAPGGPGAFAGAARAASGDRRRDSGEARQAEADAARDEDRGDAWPRRHALIDNTPPTTPDSSLDLSPPRERRASERDGPAERKDEEDDGRAPPDGDGPAGEFRLFGATQRTNPIYPWNVSAAGGRARLTSESSSCGRGRGRRLRRDTDDHHPLKYDFYVDLDPAWDSRSRIKLLTTRMSDLRKAYHSVKAELAAIDRRRKKLRRKEREAVKAAKAACS, from the exons ATG CAGGGTGATGATCCACCTTACCTTCCAGTGGGAACTGATGTAAGTGCCAAGTATAAAGGTGCATTTTGTGAAGCAAAGGTAAAGAAAGTGGTGCGGAACATTAAGTGCAAG GTAACTCTTAAAGCGGGAGGAATCGCTACCGTCAATGACGATGTAATAAAAGGTACCTTGCGAGTTGGCAGTACAGTAGAAATAAAGCAGGATCCCAAGAAAGATTCCATTGAAGCGGTCATTACTAAAATACAAGACTGTAGCCAGTACACTGTTG TATTCGACGATGGCGACATCACGACATTACGTAGATCGGCTTTGTGTCTCAAGAGCGGAAGGCATTTCAACGAGAGCGAGACGCTGGATCAACTGCCCCTCACGCATCCGGAGCACTTTTCCACGCCCGTCATAGCCGGCAGACGCGGACGGAGAGGGAGGGCACA ATCCGACGAGAGCGAAGGCGAAGGGAGCTCGCGTCGGACGAAGGCGGACAGCGCGGAGAGGGAGCCTCACGTCGGCCGAGTGGTCCTCGTGGAGTCGGCCAGCGGAGCGGAGCGGAGGCGGCCCCACCAGCCGGCATTCCCGGCGCTCGTGGTCGCGCCGACCGCTCAGATCAAGGTCAAGGAGGACTACCTCGTGAGGTCCTTCAAAGACGGCAGATA CTACACCGTGCCGAAGAAAGAGGCGCGCGAGTTCCGCAAGGGTGGCGCCCCCCCGGAGTGGAGCGGCGTAGAGGCGGCGCTGCAGTACCTCGACGACGGTGTGCTGCCGCCGCACTGGGATCGCGACTCGCTCTTCGACGAGCCCCGGAACACGTCCGACGAC AGCTCGGACGACGAGCCTCGCGAGGAGAAGGACCACTTCGTGGCGCAGCTGTACAAGTTCATGGACGACCGCGGGACTCCGCTCAACCGCAATCCCACCATCGCCAACAGAGATATCGACCTGTACCGACTCTTTCGA GTGGTGCAGAAGCTGGGAGGCTACAATCGGGTCACCAACCAAAATCAATGGAAGACCATAGCCGACAAAATGGGCTTTCACCCTGTCACCACGAGCATCACCAACTTGTGTAAGCAAGCCTATAAAAA GTTCCTCCACAGCTTCGAGGATTTCTATCGCAAACTGGGCGTGACTCTGGTGGCGCACCCTCGCGGCGCTCGAACGCCTCCCGCCGGGCGCTCGCTCATCCGAGACCGCGACAAGCAGCCGCCCGCCGCCGCCTCCGCTTCCGCCGCGCCCGCCACGTCCACGCCCACCGCTTCGTCCGCCGCCTCCACGCCCACCTCCGTCTCGTGCTCCTCCACC CGCGGGAGAGACAAGGACTCGGACAAGAGCGAAACGGAGAGGAGCGACAAGAGCGAAAAGAGCGAGAAGGAGGAGAAGATAGAGAAGTCCCGGGCGAGCGACGAGGACGACAGCGCCGACAACCAGCCGCTGGCACCGCGCTGCGCCACGCCTAA GTCTGAAAAGGAGAAGGAGAAGGAGAAAGACAAGAGTTGGCCCGCGAGCGAAGAGAGGGTCCCCGTCAAGTCTAGATCCCTCTCGAAGACGAGGAGCCTGCCTCCCGCCAAGAGCGAGTCGCACGAGAAGCGCCTCCCCAAGAGGAGGCCTCTATCCTCGAAGC TGAACGAGGGCGGCGGCTCCATCTCTCGAGGCTCGCGAAGACCTCACGTCTCCACCGACAGCGACAGCTCCGGCCGGGTTTCGAG GTGCGGGCTCGGGAAGAAGACGCCGAGTCGGCGGAGTCAGAGCGCCAACTCGGCGAGCAGCGGCAACACCGTGGCCTCCGACGGCGGCAAACGACCGCGCAAGAGGAAGTCCACCGAGTCGGTGCGCGTCGACCGCTCTCCGGCGGTTGCCTGCGCGCGCGGCTCCCGGGTTCTCACGGACGGTTGCCGTCTCGGGCCGTCCGCGAGCGACCCGGTCCGGAGATTGGGCAGTTCGAACGTCAAGGCGCAAGTGGGCGACAAGCTCAAAGTGTACTACGGCCCCGCCCAGTCGGAATCGAAG GTGACCTACGAGGCGAAGGTGATCGAGGTGTCCCGCGGCGGACTCCTGCGCGTGCACTACACGGGCTGGAACACGCGCTACGACGAGTGGATCAAGCCCCAACGCATCGCGCTCAACGTCTCGCAGCTCGAGGCCGAGAAG GGGACGAGCGTCGGCCGGCGAGCGAGAAGCAAGCGACCGGAGGGTCACGCGCCGCAGGTTTCGGGTAAATCCGTACGGACGGACAGCGACAGCGACTCGGACACGGACGCGGACGCGGACTCGAAGGGACCGCCGAAGAAGCCGGACGGCAAAACCAGCCCGAAGA CTCCGACGCAATCCAAGGAGGCCAAGGCCGGCGGCGACGGCCCCGGTAAGCCTCGGAAGAGGCCCGGCCGAGCGGTGTCCACTCCGTCGGCCTCCTCCCCGCCCAAGAGGTTGCGCCTCGACGCGCCTCATCCGAGCCAGGGACGCCAAGGCAGGGACTACGACCTCAACGAGATACGGTCCGAACTCAAAGGCCTTCAGACCGTGAAACAGGAGCCGGAGGAGGCGATCGACGACGAACCCGTCCCGGCCGACCCGTCGGATGCGGAACCCGCCGCGGCGCCGACGGCCTCCGCAGAGGGAGCCCGGCCGGACGGGCAGACCGAAGACGTCTACGAGTTCAAAGAGCCGGAGCCGTTCGAACTGGAGCTGCACGATGAGAAGAAAAAGAGAACTCATCGAATCTTCGATGACATTTCGCCCACGAAGTACGCCTCGACTCTGTCCAAATCCCTCAGCGAAGAGATATCCGAAGATCCCGCGAGACCTAGACCGGCGTTCGGGTCGCCTTCGCCCTCGCCTTTCGGAGAATTTGCCCCCTCTTGCGACCCCCCCGAGCGGGGCAGCCCCGAAGGAGACTCCAAGGACGGCTCGTTCTCCCTGGACGACGACTCTCTTCCCGGCGAAGGGAGTTCGGGGCCCGTTTTCGAAGGGTTCACTCCCGCTAAGAACCAAGAGACGtattccaaaaaaaataaagttcctAAAATGCGAGAGATGATAGACGACTCTCCGGAGAGTCCGGCCGATGACGAACGGTCGTCGGACGACGAGCGCGAGGTCACCGTCAAGGAAGAGGAGCGTTCGCTCAGCCCGACCATCTCGACGCCCGTCGCCAAGAAAACGGCCGAAGCCATCGAGGAAGAGCCCGGCGAGGGAGGAACCGAGCGAAACGAGGAGGTCAAGGACGCCATCACCCTTCTGGAGGAATTGCCGCCTCTCGAGTCTATTCCGATGCCTCCCGACACTCCGCCCCCGCAGAGCGAGATCCAAATCGCCGGAGCCTCGCCGAAGGAAGACGTCGAACCCGCCGAAGACACGAAAGAAGAGAAAATATCAGCGGAAGAAATGAACCTTTCGTCTATTCCGCTTCCCGAGGCCGAACCGAAAACACCGCCCAGGCCAATAAAGATAGAGCGACTCGACCCCGACCCCGCTCCGGCCGAGCTCGACGCGCCTTCGAGCCCGATCGACACCGAGGAAGACAAGTCGGAGCCCGACAGTCCCGCGCGGATCGACGTCCTGCCGGAACCTCCTCCCGGATTCCTGTTGCAATCCGAGGGCCCCAAAATCGCCGAGAAATTACTCAAAGCCATCAACAGCGCCAAGCGCCTGTCCACGTCGCCGCCCCCGGCGGAGGCCCGACCCGACACTCCCGAGAGGGACGGGCCCTCCGTCGTGAGGTTGGACGGCGACGAGTCGCAGGTTCTCGCCGAGCCGAGGCAACTCGCCCCGAAGCCGGAATCGCTGAAGCCCCCGGCCAGACTCGAGGTCGCCAAGAGATCGAGTCCCGCGGAAACGAAAGAATCCACGTTCGGCGAATCGGCCGACGCGTCGGACGCGAGACGCGAAGCCGCGGATATCAAAAAGGTGAAGCCCAAAGAGTCGCCGCTCTCGCCGCCCTCGCTGCGGGCCACCCCGAGCGCGCTCGAGAGGCGGAAGAGCGCGGCCGATCTGCCGCTCGGCCCGGGGAAGAACAACAAGGTGCTGAGCGACACGATCCAAAAACTATCCAGTCAAATCAACCAGTCGGCGTCGGCGGCCGCTCCGCCCCCGCAGCCCTTCCGGCCCGAGGACGACGGAGGCGACTCCACGGATTCGGACGACTCCGACAGAAG GTTGATCATCGACAGGGCGGCCGACGAGCGCGCCGGGCCCCACGCCGGCAAGTCGGCGGGCGAGTGGAGCGCCGGCCAGACTCTGCTCATGCTGGAGGACGCCTGCAAGAATCAGCGCAAGCACG GCGCCAACGTGGTGGTGGCCGGCGGCGGCCGCGGCGCGGCCCCGGAGGACGACGGCAGCCTGTCCCTGCTGCTGTGCGAGGAGACCATCCCGGGCTCCCCGGCTCCCGACGCCGAGCCGGCGCCTTCGCGAAACCCCGCGCCGCACACGCCCTTCGCCTGCGCGCCGCAGCATCATCACCGGGACGCCCCCGGCGGCCCGGGCGCGTTCGCCGGGGCGGCCCGCGCCGCGTCCGGCGACCGGCGACGAGATTCCGGAGAGGCGCGGCAGGCCGAGGCCGACGCCGCTCGAGACGAAGACCGGGGCGACGCGTGGCCGAGGAGGCACGCCCTGATCGACAACACGCCGCCCACCACGCCCGACAGCAGCCTGGACCTGTCGCCGCCCAG AGAGCGCCGCGCGTCGGAGCGAGACGGCCCCGCGGAGCGCAAGGACGAGGAGGACGACGGCCGGGCGCCGCCCGACGGAGACGGACCGGCCGGTGAGTTCCGTCTCTTCGGAGCGACCCAGCGAACGAATCCGATCTATCCTTGGAACGTGTCGGCAGCGGGCGGACGGGCGCGGCTGACGTCGGAGAGCTCGAGCTGCGGGCGCGGCAGGGGCCGGCGGCTCCGCCGGGACACGGACGACCACCACCCGCTCAAGTACGACTTCTACGTGGATCTCG ACCCCGCCTGGGACTCTCGGTCGCGCATCAAGCTGCTGACGACGAGGATGTCGGACCTCCGCAAGGCGTACCACTCCGTCAAG GCCGAGTTGGCGGCCATCGATCGCCgaagaaaaaaattgagaCGCAAAGAGAGAGAGG CCGTGAAAGCCGCCAAGGCGGCGTGCTCGTGA
- the LOC123716164 gene encoding 39S ribosomal protein L37, mitochondrial, whose product MKLSRVLYAQHIGFMFKKHWLIQGKRVPIDTGVEQYLKDKGIQVEDALDFIKEPEVHERVDIIGPYERPLPLDENHPNYKERPCYTLTNMNVLLEGISQAQVLTKTVIAEDKLPLRIEELAQLPAPKAVHEGVKKAILSANVFDCEQKKLPKIKDPERPAYNFTRILGITDRRRNQILTNKLMQLIEKSSDVDVTQSKYVLNDIECRTVFDKENELIQFKDVSNILVTSNKPLKHEIDDRDIPFIEIPDLYPIKHTVTLPKQHFYDEVSKYPISSNMLSKHPHTTWLHYNATEVKNLYEEPVTPIQVLGRSLTHTFTIASSFAKQLYGEDIKDLPEPVYVNCIQTDGQRYHFGVLELNTLNVSGTDGTKNVWFCKNDVKLYDSSRYLGGMPALENYNPAVYGYINAFYNC is encoded by the exons ATGAAACTGTCAAGAGTGTTGTATGCTCAACATATTGGTTTTATGTTCAAAAAGCATTGGTTGATTCAAGGCAAACGTGTACCAATCGATACAGGAGTAGAACAATATCTGAAAGACAAAGGAATCCAAGTTGAAGATGCCCTAGATTTTATTAAGGAGCCGGAAGTTCACGAAAG AGTTGATATCATAGGTCCTTACGAACGACCCCTACCACTAGACGAAAATCATCCAAACTATAAGGAAAGACCATGCTATACTCTTACAAATATGAATGTTCTCTTAGAGGGAATATCTCAAGCTCAAGTGCTTACGAAAACTGTAATTGCGGAAGACAAATTGCCTTTAAGAATAGAAGAACTAGCACAATTACCTGCACCAAAGGCTGTTCATGAAGGTGTTAAGAAAGCCATTTTAAGTGCCAATGTATTTGATTGTGAGCAGAAAAAATTACCTAAAATTAAAGATCCAGAGAGGCCAGCTTACAATTTTACAAGAATTTTAGGCATTACAGATAGACGGAGAAA tcaaatattaacaaataagttAATGCAGTTAATTGAAAAAAGTAGTGATGTTGATGTTACACAAagtaaatatgttttgaatGATATTGAGTGTCGTACAGTGTTTGATAAAGAAAATGAATTGATACAATTTAAAGATGTCTCTAACATTTTGGTGACAAGCAACAAACCTTTGAAACACGAAATCGATGATAGAGATATACCATTTATTGAAATACCAGACTTGTATCCCATAAAGCACACTGTTACTTTACCAAAACAACACTTTTATGATGAAGTTAGTAAATACC caATCTCATCAAATATGTTATCGAAACATCCACACACAACTTGGTTACACTACAATGCAACAGAAGTCAAGAATTTGTACGAGGAACCTGTGACACCAATACAAGTGCTCGGACGATCACTAACGCACACTTTTACTATTGCGTCGTCATTCGCAAAGCAGTTATACGGA GAGGACATTAAAGATTTGCCGGAGCCGGTGTACGTTAACTGTATTCAAACCGACGGACAGCGCTACCACTTTGGCGTATTGGAACTTAACACTTTAAACGTCAGCGGGACGGACGGGACTAAAAATGTCTGGTTTTGCAAAAATGATGTCAAATTATATGACTCCAGTAGATATCTCGGGGGAATGCCCGCGTTAGAGAACTACAATCCTGCCGTGTACGGTTACATTAATGCATTTTACAATTGTTAA
- the LOC123716163 gene encoding E3 ubiquitin-protein ligase synoviolin has product MTVKMKALVAAAISLALTTIVIGNAYYQKKQFYPSVVYLTNSNPSMAVMYLQGLILVLLVGKIIRKIFFGQLRPAELEHLMERSWYAITETCLAFTVFRDDFNPKFIALFTVLLFLKAFHWLAEDRVDYMERSPVIGWLFHVRILTLLMLLAQADFFFIHHAYQFTLLKGPSVQLVFGFEYSILLVMIVNILIKYILHAIDSRWEAPWESKAAVLLYTELAINFFKVLLYIGFVVIMVRIFTLPLFAFRPMYETMRSFKRAYSDVVLSRRAIRNMNTLYPDATAEELAAADNECIICREEMHGGAKKLPCNHIFHAACLRLWFQRQQTCPTCRLNVLRAPAPDAAPHAPNAVPAPHAANAPRAPHGAPPPPFPNVPPPPMMAWGMPPAPPPRPASLATLSAEELQRMEGTERRNVEARLHLLHEIRAMLDASVLLMQQYSSVVANLPLDRSDVATQTDVDRPEPSPAPSPAGAGPETDAVPGTSFEPAAGPSGSSEGIEDFALDDADKLTSDASSESAGADAEELRRRRLQKFSLEN; this is encoded by the exons ATGACTGTAAAAATGAAGGCCTTAGTTGCAGCTGCCATCAGTCTTGCACTAACAACTATAGTTATCGGCAATGCATACTATCAGAAGAAACAGTTTTACCCTTCCGTTGTTTATCTCACAAACTCAAATCCTAGCATGGCT GTCATGTATTTACAAGGATTAATTCTTGTTCTTCTAGTTGGGAAAATTATTCGGAAAATATTCTTTGGACAGCTGCGTCCTGCTGAACTTGag CATTTAATGGAAAGGTCCTGGTATGCAATCACAGAAACTTGTTTAGCTTTCACTGTGTTCAGGGACGATTTTAACCCTAAGTTTATAGCACTGtttactgttttattattcttgAAAGCATTCCACTGGTTGGCTGAAGATAGAGTTGATTAT atgGAAAGGAGTCCTGTCATAGGTTGGTTGTTTCATGTGCGAATTTTGACGTTGCTCATGCTGTTGGCCCAAGCAGATTTCTTTTTCATTCATCACGCATACCAATTTACCCTTCTTAAAGGACCATCAGTTCAACTTGTATTTGGATTTGAATACAGCATATTACTGGTGAtgatagttaatattttgataaag TATATTTTGCACGCAATCGACTCGCGTTGGGAAGCTCCTTGGGAAAGTAAGGCCGCAGTGCTGCTTTACACCGAATTAGCGATTAACTTCTTCAAGGTCCTACTGTACATCGGCTTCGTGGTGATCATGGTCAGGATATTCACTCTACCGCTCTTTGCCTTCCGACCCATGTACGAGACGATGAG GAGTTTCAAGCGAGCGTACAGCGACGTGGTGTTATCGCGTCGCGCCATACGAAACATGAACACCCTGTACCCTGACGCCACGGCCGAGGAGCTCGCGGCCGCGGACAACGAGTGCATCATCTGCCGCGAGGAGATGCACGGAG GTGCCAAGAAGCTGCCGTGCAACCACATCTTCCACGCGGCGTGCCTCCGCCTGTGGTTTCAGCGGCAGCAGACGTGCCCCACGTGCAGGCTCAACGTGCTGCGAGCCCCCGCGCCGGACGCCGCGCCCCACGCCCCGAACGCCGTCCCCGCGCCCCACGCCGCGAACGCTCCCCGCGCGCCCCACGGCGCGCCCCCGCCGCCGTTCCCCAACGTTCCGCCGCCGC CCATGATGGCCTGGGGCATGCCCCCCGCCCCGCCGCCGCGGCCCGCCTCGCTGGCCACGCTCTCCGCCGAGGAGCTGCAGAGGATGGAGGGCACCGAGAGGAGGAACGTCGAGGCCCGGCTGCAC TTGCTGCACGAGATCCGGGCGATGCTGGACGCGTCGGTGCTGCTGATGCAGCAGTACTCGTCGGTGGTGGCCAACCTGCCGCTCGACCGCAGCGACGTCGCCACGCAGACGGACGTCGA TCGCCCCGAGCCGTCCCCGGCGCCGAGTCCGGCCGGAGCGGGGCCCGAGACCGACGCGGTGCCCGGCACCTCGTTCGAGCCGGCCGCGGGACCCTCCGGCTCCTCCGAGGGCATCGAAGACTTTGCTCTTGACGACGCGGACAAATTGACGAGCGACGCTTCCAG CGAGAGTGCGGGCGCCGACGCCGAAGAGCTGAGAAGACGTCGATTGCAGAAGTTCAGCTTAGAGAATTGA